The sequence below is a genomic window from Sorangiineae bacterium MSr12523.
CGAGGTGCGCGTGGCGGCGCGCAGTGGCGGCCATAGTTATGGCGGATATTCCACGGCGCCGGGCAGCCTGGTGGTCGACCTCCGCCGACTCTCCAACGTGGTCATCGACTCGCCCGAAACCGTCATCGTGGGTGCCGGCGCGCAATTGATCGACATATATGCTGCGCTCGCGGCGGCGGGGCGATGTTTGCCTTCGGGCTCCTGCTCCACGGTGGGTATCTCGGGCATCACCTTGGGGGGCGGCCTCGGTGTGCTGACACGCAAATACGGACTCACCTGCGACGCGCTGCTCTCCGCGGACATCGTCCTCGACGACGGCTCGCGCCGCACGGTGAGCGCTCGCGCGGATGAAGATCTGTATTGGGCACTGCGCGGTGGCGGTGGCGGCAACTTTGGAATCGTGACCTCGTTCACATTTCGCACGCAGCCGGCGCCTCAGGTGCTCACCGTTTTCGAGCTCCCGTTCCCCAGGGGCTCCGCCGTGGAGGTGCTCGGCGCCTGGCAATCGTGGTATGCGGACGTGCCCAATGAACTTTGGTCCAATTGCGTCGTCTCCGGCGGCTCGGGCAATCCTGCGGGCATCTTCGTCGGGGGTTGCTTCGTGGGCAATTCGGCGGATTTGACACCGCACCTCGATGCATTGATTCAGCGGGCCGGTGTCCAGCCCTCGAGCCGCTCCGTGACGGAGAAAGGCTACATGGATACCATGCTGTACTTCGCCGGCTGCCGGAACCTCACCGTCGAGCAATGCCATTTGCGGGGAGAGTCCGACGCGGGCGGAGGGCAATTGGATCGCGCCACCTTCGTGGGCTCGTCCCGCGTCACACGGGGCGTGAACGCGCAAAAGGTGGCCGACTTGATGCGGGATCAGGTCACCCTCAACCTGCTCATCGACGGCCTCGGCGGCGCCGTTGGCAACATACCCTCGCACGCCACGGCGTTTCCGCACCGCCAAGCTTTGGCCACGATACAGATTTACCGAGGCGCATCCGCGGAGAACCGCACCGAGTCCGAGCAAGCCGTGGCCCACGTGCAATCGGCCTTGGTGGACATTGCGGGATTTGGCGCATACGTCAATTACATCGACCCGCGCATGGCCGATTGGGGGCCGGCCTATTACGGCCCCAACCTGGCCCGCCTGCAGCAAGTGGCCCGAGTGTACGATCCGGACAAGTTCTTCGATTTCCCGCAGAGCATCCATAAAGCATGAGTCGTCTTTGCTGGTTCGGTGCCCCATGGAACCTACGCTAGAGCAAGTCATTGCCGACTATGACGAGGCGGCGCCGCTGGCGGAAGCCGCAACGATTCCCGGGCCCTGGTACACGGATGCCCGCGTCGCCGAGCTGGAGCGCCGCACCGTGTGGAGTCGCAGCTAATCGGTCCAACGCGGGCTTTCCTCACGCGCATACCACGCGGGCCGCCTCTCCGTGCGCCGCGAGGCGGGCGAGCATTGATTTCATCGATTGCTCGCCGCGGATCTACGGCGTTAGCCGGCGCCGAGCGCCTCGGCGAGATACTCCGTGACCGCACGGACCCGGGGTGTCACCGCGCTTCTGAAGAGTTGAATGGCGAGCCGTCGCTCGCATATTCCTGGAGCGTACCGCGCTCTCCCCAAATGCCGTAACTGACATGAATGTCGATTCGACGGATATCTCCAGGGGCGATGGTGAAATCGGTACAGACGGGCGCGGGGGTCGGGTCGGTGGTTGACGACATTTCCCTCGTCAGACACATGTGATAGCGACCTGGTGAAAGAGGTTCGAAATAGACGGGACCCGCTTGAATCGTCCGGGAACCGTCCGGTCCCGTGATGCTCACCGATTCTCCTCCGCAGCGCGGCCTCGAACCGGGGGGACAGCGTCCCGCGCAGCTCGTCGTCGCCGTGCCGTACACTCCTTGGGCGCCATTCAAGCATGCGCGCAACTGCTCGTCGGACATCTTGCAGCGTTCGTCCTCGGGAAAGCTTGCCGTACAATCCGAAAACCCGAGCTGCGACGTATCCCCCTTTTGTTCATTCGTATTGTCCGGAGGCGCCGCTGGCGAGCCATCTTGATCGCTCGACGTGCAGGCGGTTGTTTCACAAGCAAGCAGGAAAAAAATAGCGCCAAAGAATAAGTGTCTCATCCTGGGTCCGAGCGTGAGCAAACGGCGTACCATCGCCATGTCATGGCCTTTTGCGCTCGATATCCACACGCGCTGCATGATCGCGGAGTCATCCGACGTCCGCCTCGCAAACGAGATGTCCCCGTTTTTGTCGGCCCGCCCGGGGAAGCCCGGCCCGCCGCGGGGCGTAGACCATAGAGGCAGCATGCAGAACGACCTGATTTACCGGGGGCGGGCACTTACCACGACCGAAACGCTGGCACTGTCCAGCGGTGCAGTAACCACGGCGGATACGTACGATTTTCCTTCGCGCATTCCGCGCCCGGGCGGGCTCTATTCGGAAGAGGTGTTCGGCCTCGCCGACCATGCGGCCCTGGCGCGGGCGCTCGATGCGGACACCCGGCACGAGCGTTGGGGGCACATCGCGCTCGACGAGCCAATGGTGCACCCGCTTCGGGCGGGCCACGTACTCACGCACATCTTGGTCGTGCCGCCGTGCTACCGGCGCTTCATCCTGCGCTCCGCGGAGGAGTCACGCCAGGAGGCATGGAGGCGCCGCGCGAAGATCCTCTCCATGAACGAGTACTCCATTCGTACGCAGGAGAAGCTCCTCGAGCAGCGCGGGCTGCTCCACGTCTCGGACATCGAACGAATGGGGCCCACCTGGGTGCAGCCTCCGCTGAACGGTCACTACCGCGCCGTCGTGGATGCCAACGCGCGCATCGCGCGGCTGCGCGAGCTCCGCGCACCGACGGACACGCTGTGCCACTGGCAAGATCGCCTGCTCTTTCGCACCAAAGGACTCTACGACGAGCTCGTCGGCCTTTCGATGCGGTTCGGTGCCGGCCTGGTGCTGCGCGCCCTGTCGGTGTCGGTGGACGCCCTCACCGCGTCCACCAGTTTTTCTTGAGCTATCGCGCGCGGTATCGGAGCATGCCGCCCCGTGACCGAGAAAAAAAGCGCTGACTTCGTCGAGTCTCTCGACAAGGGATTCCGGGTCATTCGAGCCTTCGATGCCGCCCACGCCTCCATGACGTTGACCGAGGTCGCCGAGCGCGCCGGCCTCACGCGTGCGGCCGCGCGGCGTTTTTTGCACACCCTCGTCGACCTCGAATATGCAAGCTTCGACGGCAAGCGCTTCACACTGACCGCACGCGTCCTGGAGTTGGGGTTCGCCTACCTGCGCTCGCTGCGCCTTCCCGAGATCGTCACGCCGTTTTTGCGCACGGTGAGCGATGCGCTGGAAGAGTCATCGAGCGCCTCCGTGCTGGACGGCGTCGATATCGTGTATGTTGCACGCGTTTCCACACGGCGCATCATGAGCGTCGACTTGGGTGTGGGCGCGCGGCTGCCCGCCGTGTCCACATCCATGGGGCGCGTGCTGCTCGCGTTCATGCCGGTGCCCGAGCGCGATGCGCTGCTTGCGCGCGCGGAGCTCGTGGCACTCACGCGCCATACGATTACGAGCAAGGCGAAGCTTCGCACCCTTTTGGACGAGGTGCGTGAGCGCGGCTATTGCCTGGTCGATCAAGAGCTGGAGGAGGGCCTTCGCTCGATCGCGGTGCCGCTCGTCGACCGCCATCAACGGGTGCACGCAGCCATCAACGTGAGCGCTCAGGCGAACCGCGTCAGCATCGAGGTGATGAAGCGCAAATTCCTACCGGTGTTGAAGCGAGCCGCCGACGACGCCCGCGCCTTGCTCCCGTGACGTCGCGCTCTCCCCGGTAGCGCCCGTGGAGGCACGAATGGCCATCACCAGCGCCGCCGCCACGAGCAGCGGCAGGGCATAAAGCGCATACAGCGCGGAATTCTTCCAGCCGCCCTCCACGAGAAACCCCGCAGTGGACGGCGCGAGGATGGCACCGAGACGACCGATGCCGATGGCCCAGCCCATGCCGGTGGTGCGAATCGACGGCGGGTAGAGCGCCGGGGTGAGCGAATAGAGTCCCACCATGGCGGCGAAAATGAATGCGCCAATCAAGAGCGCCACGGGAAAGGCCGTGGAGAGATCCTGCGCTACCAGGCCGAAAAGAACGACGCACACCGAAGCGATCACCATGGCCGTCGCCGTCAAACGCTGCACGCCGAAACGCGCGGCGAGGTAGCCGAAAATGGTACCACCGACGATGCCGCCCAGATTGAGCAGCACGCCACCGGTGATGCCCTGCTGCTTCGATAGGCCCGCGTGCACGAGCAACTTCGGCGTCCAACTCAGGACGAAATAGAAGGCGAGCATCTGCAAGAAGAATGAGAGCGCAATGAGCACACTCGGGCGCGCCAAGCCTTCGCCGAAGAGCCGCCGCATCGGCATGGCCGTTCGTGCGGGCGAAGGTGCAAGCGCGGGAAGCTCGCGCACCCCGTCGCGCTTCATAGAGTGCAGCAGCGCATTCACCTTTTCGAGCGCGCCGGGCGGGCGCTTGTCGAGCAGGAAATCGAGTGACTCAGGCAATCGCCAAAGAACGATGGGGACCATCGCCGCGGATGCCAAAGCGCCAAACACGAACACGGAGCGCCAGCCATAATGCGTGATGAGCACCGCCGCGATGCTTCCGCCAATGGTCGCGCCGATGGGATACCCGGTGGCCTGCAGGCTCACCGCCGTATTGCGCCATCGATCCGAGGAGTATTCGGCGGTAATGACATTGATGCTCGCGAGCATGCCGCCGATGCCAATGCCGGTGATCACGCGCAACACCGCAAGCTCGACCGGTCCGCCGGCAAACGCCGAGAGCAGCATGCCAACCATGCAAAGCCCGAGACAGACGAGAACGATCGCGCGCCGCCCGAATCGATCGGCCCACGGTGCGAGAAAGAGCGAGCCTGCGGTCATGCCGAAAAGCCCTGCGCTGAGCAGCATGCCCACCTGCCTGCCGGACAGAGCCCATTCCGTGGCGACCGACGAAGACGTAAAGGCCATGACCAACACGTCGAATCCGTCGAGCATGTTGAGGCCAATGCAAATCGCCACAGCCACGAGCTGAAAACGGCTCATCGAACCATGGCGCACGGCGTCTCGTACGGTGTCGGTCATGGTCTGCCTCCTCTGCGCACTGCGTAAATACCTGGGACCCTTGACCGAGTCCAGGCCTCGGCTTTAGAGATATAGCATCTGTTTGCGAACAAATGTTCGTTTATCGAACAAATCTCCCGGAGGCGAAAATGAGCGCGGAATGGCTGGTCGAATCCACATGGCGCGGGCGGGTCTTTTCGTCGGGGTGGCGCGAGCTCACACACTCGGCCGACGCTGTCGAACCGGCGACCTCGCGTGTGCTCAGCCGAATCGGCATCGCGGGCCCGAGCGACATCGAACGCGCCGGCGCGCTTGCGCGGCAAGCTCAATCGGCATGGGCCGATCGTCCTTACGAGGAGCGCGGCGCGATCTTTCGCAAAGCGGCGCGGCTCCTGGAGGAGCACGCCGCCGAGATCGTGCCCTGGCTCGTGCGCGAAAGCGGATCCACGCGGCCCAAGGCGGAGTTCGAGCTGGGCATCGCACTCAAGACGATCCACGAGGCGTCGAGCATGCCGTCGCAACCGCAGGGCGTGGTGCTGCCGAGCGCCTCGGACGTGATGAGCATCGCACGTCGCCGCCCCATCGGTGTGGTGGGTGTCATCTCGCCATTCAATTTTCCCCTCATCCTCGCGATGCGGGCGGTGGCACCCGCGCTCGCCGTGGGCAATGCCGTCGTGCTCAAGCCCGATCCTCGCACGGCCATTTGCGGAGGCTTCATCATTGCGCGGCTGTTCGAGGCGGCGGGGCTGCCGCCCGACGTGCTTCACGTGCTCCCCGGCGGTGCCGATGCGGGTGCGGCGCTGTGCAGCCATCCGGATGTCGGCATGATCCAATTCACCGGCTCGACCTCGGCGGGGCGCAAGGTCGGCGAGCTCGCGGGCCGGCACTTGAAAAAGGTGTCTCTCGAGCTGGGTGGAAAGAATTCCCTGGTGGTGCTCGACGATGCCGATCTCGATCTGGCCGTCGCCAACGCGGCCTTTGGCGTGTACCTGCACCAAGGGCAGATCTGCATGTCCACGGGCCGCGTGCTGGTGCAGCGCAAGCTCGAAAAGGAGTTCGTCGCGCGCCTCGCTCGAAAGGCCAAGGCCCTTCCCGTGGGCGACCCTGCCACCGAGGACGTGGTTCTCGGACCGCTCATCCATCAAGGGCAGCTCGATCACGTCGCCGGCATCGTACGCGATACGGTGGCCGCGGGCGCGACGTTGGAGGCCGGAGGCACCTTCGAGAAGCTCTTTTATCAGCCCACGGTGCTGAGCGGCGTTCGCCCAGGGATGCGGGCCTTCGAGGAGGAAATCTTCGGCCCCGTGGCGCCGGTCACGGTCTTCGACGATGACGACGAAGCCGTGGCCCTGGCCAATCGAACCAACTACGGACTCTCGGCCGGCATCCTCTCCGGCTCGGTAGGACGCGCCACGACACTGGGGCGCAAATTGCGCATCGGCCTGCTTCATATCAACAATCAGACCGTCGACGACCAGATCGTCAATCCATTCGGCGGCGTGGGCCACTCGGGCAATGGAACGAGCGTCAGCGGCCCAGCCAATTGGGAAGAGTTCACACAATGGCAGTGGATGACGCTCCGCGGACAGCCACCGGCGACCCCATTTTGAATCATCATACGAACATGGAACGGCAACGCACGCAGGTGGGTATCGTGGGAGCTGGACCGGCAGGTCTTCTACTCGCGCATCTGCTTCATCTTCGCGGCATCGAGTCCGTCGTGCTCGAAGCGCGCTCGCGCACGTACATCGAGAGCCGGCTGCGTGCGGGCGTGCTCGAGCAAGGCACGGTCGACGTGCTCACCGAAACAGGGCTGGGCGAGCGCATGCACCGGCAAGGGCTCGTGCACGAGGGCGTGCTTCTCCGTTTCGCGGGGCGCACGCACCGCATCGACTTCCGCGAGCTCACCGGAAAAGCCATCACGGTGTACGGCCAGCACGAGGTCGTGCGCGATTTGGTGGCGGCGCGCCTCGCCTACGACGGGTCGCTTCGCTTCGAGGTGACCGACGTCCGCGTGGAGAACCTCGAGACGGAGCGGCCGCGGATCCGCTACCGCGAACCGGGTGCCACTCAGGAGACGGAGCTCGAGTGCGACTTCATCGCCGGGTGCGATGGCTTCCACGGCATCTGCCGCGCCTCGATTCCGGAAAGCGAAATCCGCTGCTTCGACCGGGAATTCCCCTTTGCGTGGCTGGGCATTCTCGCCGAAGCGCCGCCCAGTTCGCACGAGCTGATTTACGCACACCACGAGCGCGGGTTCGCGCTCTTGAGCATGCGCTCGCCCACGGTGAGCCGTCTCTATTTGCAATGCACGCCGAACGAATCACTCGATGCGTGGTCGGACGACCGCATTTGGTCCGAGCTCTCCGCGCGATTGGCCACGCGCGACGGGTTCGTGCTGAAGGACGGGCCCATTCTGCAAAAGGGCATTACCTCCATGCGCGCCTTCGTGTGTGAGCCCATGCGCCACGGTCGCCTCTTTCTTGCCGGCGACGCACCGCACATCGTTCCACCGACCGGCGCCAAAGGCATGAACCTGGCCGTGGCCGACGTGCGATGGCTTGCCGAGGCGGTGGAGGCCTTTTACCGGCGCAGCGACGAATCATTGCTGGAGCAATATTCCGAACGGTGTTTGCGCCGGGTATGGAAGGCGGAGCGCTTCTCGTCGTGGATGACCTCCACGTTTCATCGAGGACCGGGCTCGACGGATTTCGATCTTCGCATTCAGCTCGCCGAGCTCGATTACCTCACATCGTCCGTGTCGGCGCAGCGATCGCTCGCTGAAAACTACGTAGGATTGCCAATCCAATGAACTATCGACCGCACACCGTGGGCAGCCAACCCGAGTATCTGCACGAGGCTTACCAGAGCACGCGCAAGCGTTCGCCGCTGCAGCCTTT
It includes:
- a CDS encoding benzaldehyde dehydrogenase; the encoded protein is MSAEWLVESTWRGRVFSSGWRELTHSADAVEPATSRVLSRIGIAGPSDIERAGALARQAQSAWADRPYEERGAIFRKAARLLEEHAAEIVPWLVRESGSTRPKAEFELGIALKTIHEASSMPSQPQGVVLPSASDVMSIARRRPIGVVGVISPFNFPLILAMRAVAPALAVGNAVVLKPDPRTAICGGFIIARLFEAAGLPPDVLHVLPGGADAGAALCSHPDVGMIQFTGSTSAGRKVGELAGRHLKKVSLELGGKNSLVVLDDADLDLAVANAAFGVYLHQGQICMSTGRVLVQRKLEKEFVARLARKAKALPVGDPATEDVVLGPLIHQGQLDHVAGIVRDTVAAGATLEAGGTFEKLFYQPTVLSGVRPGMRAFEEEIFGPVAPVTVFDDDDEAVALANRTNYGLSAGILSGSVGRATTLGRKLRIGLLHINNQTVDDQIVNPFGGVGHSGNGTSVSGPANWEEFTQWQWMTLRGQPPATPF
- a CDS encoding FAD-binding oxidoreductase is translated as MKTSTLGRRALLKVAGFGAAAAAFGACHDDDEQPPQPGGTLDGSTTDWDELRRKLRGDLVLPGDARYDTVRRAYNTLFDTQLPAAVAECVAPSDVQACIEAARRNEVRVAARSGGHSYGGYSTAPGSLVVDLRRLSNVVIDSPETVIVGAGAQLIDIYAALAAAGRCLPSGSCSTVGISGITLGGGLGVLTRKYGLTCDALLSADIVLDDGSRRTVSARADEDLYWALRGGGGGNFGIVTSFTFRTQPAPQVLTVFELPFPRGSAVEVLGAWQSWYADVPNELWSNCVVSGGSGNPAGIFVGGCFVGNSADLTPHLDALIQRAGVQPSSRSVTEKGYMDTMLYFAGCRNLTVEQCHLRGESDAGGGQLDRATFVGSSRVTRGVNAQKVADLMRDQVTLNLLIDGLGGAVGNIPSHATAFPHRQALATIQIYRGASAENRTESEQAVAHVQSALVDIAGFGAYVNYIDPRMADWGPAYYGPNLARLQQVARVYDPDKFFDFPQSIHKA
- the pobA gene encoding 4-hydroxybenzoate 3-monooxygenase; this translates as MERQRTQVGIVGAGPAGLLLAHLLHLRGIESVVLEARSRTYIESRLRAGVLEQGTVDVLTETGLGERMHRQGLVHEGVLLRFAGRTHRIDFRELTGKAITVYGQHEVVRDLVAARLAYDGSLRFEVTDVRVENLETERPRIRYREPGATQETELECDFIAGCDGFHGICRASIPESEIRCFDREFPFAWLGILAEAPPSSHELIYAHHERGFALLSMRSPTVSRLYLQCTPNESLDAWSDDRIWSELSARLATRDGFVLKDGPILQKGITSMRAFVCEPMRHGRLFLAGDAPHIVPPTGAKGMNLAVADVRWLAEAVEAFYRRSDESLLEQYSERCLRRVWKAERFSSWMTSTFHRGPGSTDFDLRIQLAELDYLTSSVSAQRSLAENYVGLPIQ
- a CDS encoding MFS transporter, translating into MTDTVRDAVRHGSMSRFQLVAVAICIGLNMLDGFDVLVMAFTSSSVATEWALSGRQVGMLLSAGLFGMTAGSLFLAPWADRFGRRAIVLVCLGLCMVGMLLSAFAGGPVELAVLRVITGIGIGGMLASINVITAEYSSDRWRNTAVSLQATGYPIGATIGGSIAAVLITHYGWRSVFVFGALASAAMVPIVLWRLPESLDFLLDKRPPGALEKVNALLHSMKRDGVRELPALAPSPARTAMPMRRLFGEGLARPSVLIALSFFLQMLAFYFVLSWTPKLLVHAGLSKQQGITGGVLLNLGGIVGGTIFGYLAARFGVQRLTATAMVIASVCVVLFGLVAQDLSTAFPVALLIGAFIFAAMVGLYSLTPALYPPSIRTTGMGWAIGIGRLGAILAPSTAGFLVEGGWKNSALYALYALPLLVAAALVMAIRASTGATGESATSREQGAGVVGGSLQHR
- a CDS encoding helix-turn-helix domain-containing protein; its protein translation is MTEKKSADFVESLDKGFRVIRAFDAAHASMTLTEVAERAGLTRAAARRFLHTLVDLEYASFDGKRFTLTARVLELGFAYLRSLRLPEIVTPFLRTVSDALEESSSASVLDGVDIVYVARVSTRRIMSVDLGVGARLPAVSTSMGRVLLAFMPVPERDALLARAELVALTRHTITSKAKLRTLLDEVRERGYCLVDQELEEGLRSIAVPLVDRHQRVHAAINVSAQANRVSIEVMKRKFLPVLKRAADDARALLP